In the Methylobacter sp. YRD-M1 genome, one interval contains:
- a CDS encoding IS3 family transposase (programmed frameshift) translates to MTKKTTNNFSPEVRERAVRMLQEHQGEYASQWAAIQSIAAKIGCTAETLRRWVRETEKTSGAQEQLTTSERERLKALEREVRELRQANEILRKASAYFGPGGARPPIQTMKAFIDDHRDVYGVEPICKVLPIAPSTYYRHAVCQANPNLRSARAKQDESLGHQVRRIWEDNFQAYGARKVWRQLQREGNNVARCTVERLMRQLGLQGLVRGKTVKTTISRPDEAYPLDRVNRQFTAARPNALWVADFTYVSTWQGFVYVAFVIDVFSRFIVGWKVSASARTDFVLDALEQAVYARRPDGGLIHHSDRGVQYVSIRYTERLAEAGIEASVGSVGDSYDNALAETINGLYKAEVIYRQAWKNREAVELATLAWVDWFNHRRLLEPIGNIPPAEAEEKYYQQLTESAQAA, encoded by the exons ATGACCAAGAAAACCACAAACAACTTTTCACCGGAAGTCCGAGAGCGTGCAGTGCGAATGCTGCAGGAACATCAAGGCGAATATGCCTCGCAATGGGCCGCCATTCAATCGATTGCCGCTAAAATCGGCTGTACCGCTGAAACCTTGCGTCGCTGGGTACGTGAAACCGAAAAAACGAGTGGCGCACAAGAACAGCTGACAACGTCAGAGCGAGAGCGGTTGAAAGCCTTGGAACGCGAAGTACGTGAGCTCCGGCAAGCCAATGAAATTCTGCGTAAGGCGTCCGCTTATTTTG GCCCAGGCGGAGCTCGACCGCCCATTCAAACGATGAAAGCCTTTATTGACGATCACCGTGATGTCTATGGGGTCGAGCCGATCTGCAAAGTATTGCCGATTGCCCCGTCGACGTATTATCGGCATGCGGTGTGTCAAGCCAATCCTAATCTGCGATCAGCCCGTGCTAAACAGGATGAGAGTTTAGGTCATCAGGTCCGCCGGATTTGGGAGGACAATTTCCAAGCGTACGGTGCGCGTAAGGTCTGGCGCCAATTGCAGCGTGAAGGGAACAACGTGGCTCGTTGTACAGTGGAGCGTTTGATGCGTCAGTTAGGATTACAAGGCCTGGTGCGGGGCAAAACAGTCAAGACGACGATCAGCCGCCCGGATGAGGCTTATCCATTGGACCGCGTCAATCGGCAATTTACGGCAGCGCGTCCGAATGCGTTGTGGGTAGCCGATTTTACCTATGTCTCCACCTGGCAAGGCTTCGTCTATGTCGCCTTCGTGATCGACGTCTTTTCCAGGTTTATTGTCGGCTGGAAAGTCTCGGCATCCGCCCGCACTGATTTCGTCTTGGATGCGCTCGAGCAAGCAGTCTATGCCAGACGGCCAGATGGCGGCTTGATTCATCATAGCGACAGAGGCGTGCAGTACGTGTCGATCCGCTATACCGAGCGTTTGGCCGAAGCCGGTATCGAAGCCTCAGTAGGGAGCGTAGGCGATTCCTATGACAATGCGCTAGCCGAAACCATTAATGGCTTGTATAAAGCCGAGGTGATTTATCGACAGGCCTGGAAAAACCGGGAAGCCGTGGAGCTGGCGACACTGGCCTGGGTTGATTGGTTTAACCATCGACGCTT
- the iscB gene encoding RNA-guided endonuclease IscB, with protein MTTNSVFVLDTTKKPLTPCSPARARALLRDGKAAVWRTVPFTIILKVAMPDAVVKLITIKIDPGSQTTGIALVDSDNRVVFAAELTHRGKAIKAALDSRRSSRKGRRGRKTRYRAARFNNRVRAENWLPPSLQHRVETTMTWVNRFRRWADIAEIAVERVKFDMQQMNNPDIAGVEYQQGTLAGYSAREYLLEKWGRKCAYCGAEHVPLQIEHIKPRTKGGTNNISNLTLACEPCNTRKGTKDITVFLKNKPDVLKRVLAQLKKPLTDAAAVNATRNKLFVSLLETGLPVETGTGAQTKFNRTRLDYPKAHWIDAACVGSSGETVTLNPDHKPLLIKAMGQSNRQTVRTDKYGFPCAKAKSTKAVLGFKTGDLISLIQPKGKYAGTYKGRVTAIKTASNFLSLTVNKKQTWFSAKLATLIQPSDGYCYG; from the coding sequence ATGACTACTAATTCGGTGTTCGTTTTGGACACCACCAAAAAACCGCTTACGCCCTGTTCACCAGCACGGGCACGGGCATTACTTCGGGATGGCAAGGCCGCTGTTTGGCGTACCGTCCCATTTACGATAATTTTGAAAGTCGCCATGCCAGACGCTGTTGTAAAACTGATTACTATCAAGATTGATCCCGGCAGCCAAACTACTGGCATTGCCTTGGTTGATTCGGATAACAGGGTCGTATTTGCCGCCGAGTTGACCCATCGCGGCAAAGCTATCAAAGCCGCTCTGGATTCACGGCGTTCGTCGCGTAAAGGGAGGCGTGGTCGAAAAACCCGTTACCGTGCGGCACGGTTCAATAACCGTGTACGTGCTGAAAACTGGTTGCCACCTAGCCTGCAACATCGGGTTGAAACAACTATGACTTGGGTTAACCGTTTCCGCCGCTGGGCTGACATAGCTGAAATTGCAGTCGAGCGAGTCAAGTTCGACATGCAGCAGATGAACAACCCTGATATTGCTGGCGTTGAATACCAGCAAGGCACGTTGGCCGGCTATAGCGCGAGGGAATACCTGCTTGAAAAATGGGGCAGGAAGTGCGCTTATTGCGGGGCTGAGCATGTACCTTTGCAAATCGAGCATATTAAACCCCGTACAAAAGGCGGAACCAACAACATCAGCAACCTGACACTGGCTTGTGAGCCTTGCAATACGCGCAAAGGCACGAAAGATATTACCGTTTTCCTGAAAAACAAGCCTGATGTGCTTAAGCGGGTGTTGGCGCAACTGAAAAAGCCATTGACCGATGCCGCAGCCGTTAACGCAACCAGGAATAAACTGTTTGTGTCTTTGCTTGAAACTGGCTTGCCCGTCGAAACGGGTACCGGCGCACAGACCAAGTTCAACCGAACCCGGCTGGATTATCCCAAGGCACATTGGATCGACGCGGCTTGTGTAGGATCATCAGGAGAAACCGTTACGCTTAATCCTGACCACAAGCCTTTGCTGATCAAAGCAATGGGTCAAAGCAACAGGCAAACGGTGCGGACGGACAAATATGGTTTTCCGTGTGCAAAAGCCAAATCGACCAAGGCCGTGCTTGGGTTTAAAACGGGTGATTTGATTAGCCTTATTCAACCCAAAGGCAAATATGCGGGCACCTATAAAGGCCGCGTAACAGCCATCAAGACAGCCAGCAACTTTCTTTCTCTCACGGTCAACAAAAAACAAACATGGTTTTCAGCGAAGCTGGCAACCCTAATTCAACCATCTGATGGGTACTGTTATGGATAG
- a CDS encoding IS630 family transposase: MTQRAIAYGVIPPEQDAEFVAAMEEVLDVYARPYEAAHPVLCMDEQPIQLIKETRTPRPGTLTQPPRVDYESERAGTASLFLFAEPLVGWREVTARPQRTKADWAKEVARLLEGRYAQCPVVTLVSDNLNTHTKGAFYEVFEPERARNLVRRIKFCQTPKHGSWLNIAENELSTLTRQCLAHRRFGDMETLRTEISA, from the coding sequence ATGACGCAGCGGGCGATTGCCTATGGGGTGATTCCGCCCGAGCAGGACGCCGAATTTGTGGCTGCAATGGAAGAGGTGCTGGACGTGTATGCGCGACCGTATGAGGCCGCGCATCCGGTCCTTTGCATGGACGAACAACCGATACAGTTGATCAAAGAGACCCGTACGCCACGACCGGGGACGCTGACGCAGCCGCCACGGGTCGATTACGAATCCGAGCGTGCCGGCACCGCCAGCTTGTTCCTGTTTGCCGAGCCGTTAGTCGGATGGCGCGAGGTGACGGCCCGCCCTCAGCGCACCAAAGCAGATTGGGCCAAAGAAGTGGCCCGCTTGCTGGAAGGGCGTTATGCCCAGTGTCCCGTGGTGACGCTGGTGAGCGACAATCTCAACACCCATACCAAAGGAGCCTTTTATGAGGTCTTCGAACCCGAACGTGCCCGCAACCTCGTACGGCGGATCAAGTTTTGCCAGACGCCCAAGCATGGCAGTTGGTTGAATATCGCTGAAAATGAGTTGAGTACCCTGACCCGACAGTGCCTGGCGCATCGAAGGTTCGGTGACATGGAAACCTTACGGACTGAAATTAGCGCCTGA
- a CDS encoding helix-turn-helix domain-containing protein, with protein sequence MPKKYIVRLSDTERHHLQEVIKKLQGSSQKVRRAQILFKADANGPGWTDQRIAEAYACRINTVEKIRQRFVEEGFERALEGRKREYPPTPRLLDGAQEARIIATRLGSPPAGYARWSLRLLAGRVVELGIVDAISHETVRKLIKKTA encoded by the coding sequence ATGCCCAAGAAATACATTGTCCGCCTGAGCGATACGGAACGTCATCATCTTCAAGAGGTGATCAAAAAACTTCAAGGCAGCTCACAAAAAGTCCGGCGTGCGCAGATTCTGTTCAAGGCCGATGCGAATGGCCCGGGTTGGACAGACCAGCGGATTGCGGAGGCCTACGCATGCCGGATCAACACGGTCGAAAAGATCCGCCAGCGCTTTGTCGAAGAGGGCTTTGAACGGGCGTTGGAAGGCCGAAAACGCGAGTATCCGCCGACCCCGAGGTTATTGGACGGGGCACAGGAAGCGCGCATTATCGCCACGCGCTTGGGATCGCCGCCGGCAGGCTATGCGCGCTGGAGCCTGCGGCTGTTGGCCGGGCGCGTCGTGGAACTGGGGATTGTAGACGCCATCAGCCATGAGACCGTCCGCAAGCTGATTAAAAAAACGGCATGA
- a CDS encoding ParB/RepB/Spo0J family partition protein, with protein MNETPQQEETPQNETPKKLSPKDLLKSKAMGNFDLHRSVEPRFSLLGNEGESLQVAIESLDPNPWQPRKDFKKGKIEELAASIEDHGLIEPIVIRRHENRFQIMAGERRVRAYQYLKKSHINAIIKSADDVQMALIALAENIDREDLSDYEVAESIHRIQKMEMFSENKSQLARYLKKTRTELYRYLAFMELPTWLREKLDKKPSLINRTAAEDLKRLFGKEPDAAEKYRDATIKALELVESGGLSQIHLVSEIERIADREAKKKLGAGNDSSIAQALEPIFLLNAKGKAVGKMKNNGKKLTITIAANTLDEEQEKELHEFLNELLKKKAASEMGSG; from the coding sequence ATGAACGAAACTCCACAGCAAGAAGAAACTCCACAAAACGAGACACCCAAAAAATTATCCCCCAAAGATCTACTGAAATCCAAGGCCATGGGTAACTTTGATTTGCACAGATCTGTAGAGCCTCGTTTTTCACTGCTTGGCAACGAAGGTGAAAGCCTGCAAGTCGCCATAGAATCACTTGATCCTAATCCGTGGCAGCCACGCAAAGACTTCAAAAAAGGAAAAATCGAAGAATTGGCGGCTTCCATCGAAGATCATGGGCTCATTGAACCGATTGTGATCCGAAGACATGAAAATAGGTTTCAGATCATGGCTGGTGAAAGACGGGTTAGAGCATACCAATATTTGAAAAAGTCCCATATCAATGCAATTATAAAATCTGCAGACGATGTGCAAATGGCACTTATCGCTTTGGCAGAAAACATAGATCGGGAAGATTTAAGCGATTATGAAGTGGCAGAATCTATCCATCGCATCCAGAAGATGGAGATGTTTTCTGAAAACAAATCACAGTTGGCTCGCTATCTAAAAAAGACGCGCACAGAGTTGTACCGGTACCTGGCATTTATGGAACTGCCTACATGGCTGAGAGAGAAGTTGGATAAGAAGCCTTCACTGATTAACAGAACGGCAGCGGAAGATCTGAAGAGATTATTTGGTAAAGAACCAGATGCAGCGGAAAAATACCGTGATGCAACAATAAAAGCACTTGAACTTGTAGAATCTGGTGGTCTGTCACAAATACATCTAGTATCTGAAATTGAGCGAATTGCAGACCGTGAAGCTAAAAAGAAATTGGGCGCAGGCAATGACTCCTCAATTGCTCAGGCATTGGAACCGATTTTCCTTCTCAACGCGAAAGGCAAAGCGGTGGGTAAGATGAAAAATAACGGAAAAAAACTCACTATAACGATAGCGGCTAATACGCTTGACGAAGAGCAAGAAAAAGAACTGCATGAGTTTTTGAACGAGTTGCTCAAGAAAAAAGCAGCCAGCGAAATGGGATCAGGATGA
- a CDS encoding ParA family protein, with translation MNNQAKKLAPVIVISNNKGGVGKSTGVVNIAAEIGERGYTVLVIDVDPQANASTHISVKHPSLLDKNATALFRGGVEDITESILTETNVGFENVNLIPGSLELDQSVEESLRNYSPRPYEEMRNRIEMLREVYDVIIIDTPPSLRLLTGNALAACTHYLIPIETSSQYPLYGVSDLIAYINRIKGAINPDMIDLGILISRHDDRRRACKAILETVSEKIGNVLPVVIHAGAVVGDASIAQVPVRKIDKDGKVAKDFADLADYIIKTLDLENKQENSHV, from the coding sequence ATGAATAATCAAGCTAAGAAACTGGCACCAGTCATAGTGATCTCCAATAATAAAGGGGGCGTTGGCAAGTCTACCGGAGTGGTAAATATCGCCGCGGAAATTGGTGAAAGAGGTTATACGGTTCTTGTTATTGATGTAGACCCTCAAGCCAATGCCAGCACTCACATCAGTGTCAAACATCCATCCTTGCTGGATAAAAATGCAACTGCATTATTTCGAGGAGGCGTTGAAGACATCACTGAGTCGATTTTGACAGAAACCAATGTCGGTTTCGAAAACGTAAACCTTATCCCTGGTTCTCTTGAGCTTGACCAGTCGGTTGAAGAATCGCTGAGAAACTATTCGCCAAGACCTTATGAAGAAATGCGCAACCGTATCGAGATGCTGCGTGAAGTCTATGACGTAATCATTATCGACACCCCACCATCGCTCAGACTGCTTACCGGAAACGCATTAGCCGCCTGTACGCATTACCTCATTCCGATCGAGACAAGCAGCCAATATCCTTTATATGGCGTTTCTGACTTGATTGCTTATATTAACCGAATAAAAGGCGCCATCAATCCCGATATGATCGATTTGGGCATTTTGATTTCGAGGCATGATGACCGCAGGCGGGCATGCAAAGCTATATTAGAGACAGTCAGTGAGAAAATTGGTAACGTCCTGCCAGTTGTTATTCATGCCGGTGCTGTCGTTGGCGATGCGTCCATTGCGCAAGTCCCTGTAAGAAAAATAGATAAAGATGGGAAAGTGGCAAAAGACTTTGCCGATCTGGCAGACTACATCATCAAGACATTGGATCTGGAAAACAAACAAGAAAATAGTCATGTCTAG
- a CDS encoding tyrosine-type recombinase/integrase translates to MKLQEAALLRGWIQGVPWDVLGELYLEDAERVDVMRAVKQLRKTLAVKAGRLGLEADAQLWEQERAYTQDWTQRALRSFSLLHARPDPIPQPDDAIGRWLPADLIARLSAIEAKSLQTLADFINRQGGGWWQAVPGLGQQSAEAIHEFFRASEPDLGLKLDLSRRNALATGSQVRSQDIAPLERFAPPAHLAGQDGSNRAPVERCRIAAGNDYEAIVAWLSLWNDGTPTHRAYRKEAERFLLWAVIEQRQALSSLTTPDCAAYRRFLADPQPAERWIGKPAPRWSGQWRPFKGPLKPSSIRQSEVILSALCEWLVGQRYLDSNPFIGLSTQAFGRRNPGADRALSPALWHQVQAFAVTRVSDSTLTDSQRALYRRTSFVLTFAYATGLRLQELVNATVGDLKQVSTPLGEQWWLEVLGKGNKYREVPISPALLASINGHLKDRGLKSVGYITADTPIIGKLRGEAKAVISASGLYQTLKGFFQEAAEALAPDDPLAAERLRQASTHWLRHTHGSHAVAQGVPLAIVRDNLGHSNIATTSIYVHTDRDERYQAMLELGKK, encoded by the coding sequence ATGAAGCTCCAGGAAGCCGCCTTGCTCAGGGGCTGGATTCAGGGCGTGCCCTGGGACGTCCTGGGCGAATTATACCTGGAGGACGCCGAGCGCGTGGACGTCATGCGGGCCGTGAAGCAGCTGCGCAAGACGCTGGCCGTCAAGGCGGGCCGGCTGGGGCTGGAGGCCGACGCCCAGCTCTGGGAGCAGGAGCGCGCGTATACGCAAGACTGGACGCAGCGGGCCTTGCGCTCCTTTTCTTTGTTGCATGCCCGGCCCGACCCCATCCCTCAGCCCGACGATGCGATCGGGCGCTGGCTGCCGGCCGACCTGATCGCCCGCCTGTCAGCGATCGAGGCTAAATCGCTGCAGACGCTGGCCGACTTCATCAACCGCCAGGGCGGCGGCTGGTGGCAAGCCGTGCCGGGCCTAGGCCAGCAATCGGCGGAGGCCATCCATGAATTTTTCCGGGCGTCCGAACCCGACTTGGGGCTAAAGCTGGATCTGAGCCGGCGCAATGCCCTGGCGACCGGTAGCCAGGTCCGCAGCCAGGATATCGCACCGCTGGAACGCTTTGCGCCGCCCGCGCACCTGGCTGGACAGGACGGCAGCAACCGGGCGCCGGTCGAGCGCTGCCGGATCGCGGCCGGCAACGATTACGAAGCTATTGTGGCTTGGCTGTCCCTGTGGAACGACGGTACGCCCACGCACCGGGCCTACCGGAAGGAGGCCGAGCGCTTCCTGCTCTGGGCCGTCATCGAACAGCGCCAGGCCTTGTCCTCGTTGACCACGCCGGACTGTGCCGCCTACCGGCGCTTTCTGGCCGACCCCCAACCCGCGGAGCGCTGGATCGGCAAGCCGGCCCCGCGCTGGTCGGGCCAATGGCGGCCGTTCAAGGGGCCCTTGAAGCCTTCTAGCATCCGCCAATCGGAAGTGATCCTGAGCGCCCTGTGCGAATGGCTGGTCGGGCAACGCTATCTGGACAGCAATCCGTTCATCGGGCTTAGCACGCAGGCGTTCGGCCGCCGCAACCCGGGCGCCGACCGGGCCCTGTCGCCGGCGCTCTGGCATCAGGTTCAGGCCTTTGCCGTCACCCGGGTCAGCGATTCCACATTAACCGACAGTCAGCGCGCGCTGTACCGGCGCACTTCATTTGTGCTGACCTTTGCCTATGCCACGGGCCTGCGTTTGCAGGAGCTGGTCAACGCCACGGTCGGCGATTTAAAACAGGTCAGCACGCCGCTCGGTGAGCAATGGTGGCTGGAGGTGCTCGGCAAGGGCAACAAGTATCGGGAAGTGCCGATCTCGCCCGCGCTGCTGGCTTCGATCAACGGCCATCTTAAGGACCGGGGCCTGAAGTCGGTCGGCTATATCACAGCCGATACGCCGATCATCGGCAAGCTGCGCGGCGAAGCCAAGGCGGTCATCAGCGCCTCGGGCCTGTACCAGACGCTGAAAGGCTTTTTCCAGGAAGCGGCCGAGGCGCTCGCCCCTGACGATCCGCTGGCGGCCGAACGGCTCCGGCAGGCCAGCACGCACTGGCTGCGCCACACCCACGGCAGCCATGCGGTGGCTCAGGGCGTACCGCTGGCGATCGTCCGCGACAACCTAGGCCACAGCAATATCGCCACGACCTCGATCTATGTCCATACCGACCGGGACGAGCGGTATCAGGCTATGCTCGAACTAGGCAAAAAATAA
- a CDS encoding DNA-binding protein, protein MKKNTDTYSLAYECCDQVFLEEGRFPTIDAIRERIHINSPAVIKRAMNDWTLHFVEKHRRKLEHPKMPAALVDAAESLWQLALQQAQAAYGERQAALDRKEADWQSRLQALEQARADQELAWQQEAGRMAQELTAQADVVLELSGQLGTTAARLENTEQWLAESRQDLSRAQGALAEARAANETQAREWTIKFEKDHEWHLRRIEEEKDLLKKRQAKALADQKRALELAQIDQEALRIRLTQIMHQVGDSLERQNKLEAENAALREQLAQAEQALASEREKAKKLSSLVKKQRRRPARLTAERAS, encoded by the coding sequence ATGAAAAAAAACACTGATACCTATTCCCTGGCTTACGAGTGCTGCGATCAGGTCTTCCTGGAGGAAGGCCGGTTCCCGACCATCGACGCGATCCGGGAACGCATCCACATCAACAGCCCGGCCGTGATCAAGCGGGCCATGAACGACTGGACGCTGCATTTCGTGGAAAAGCACCGCCGGAAACTGGAACATCCCAAGATGCCGGCAGCCCTGGTCGATGCCGCTGAATCGCTCTGGCAACTGGCCCTGCAGCAGGCCCAAGCCGCTTATGGCGAGCGCCAAGCCGCGCTCGACCGGAAGGAAGCGGACTGGCAAAGCCGGCTGCAGGCCCTGGAGCAGGCGCGGGCGGACCAGGAACTGGCCTGGCAACAAGAAGCCGGGCGCATGGCCCAGGAGCTGACGGCGCAGGCCGATGTGGTGCTGGAGCTTTCCGGCCAGCTGGGTACGACCGCCGCCCGTCTGGAAAACACCGAACAGTGGCTGGCCGAGTCCCGGCAGGATCTGTCGCGCGCGCAAGGCGCCTTGGCCGAAGCCAGGGCCGCCAACGAAACTCAGGCCCGGGAGTGGACAATCAAGTTCGAGAAAGACCACGAATGGCACCTGCGGCGCATCGAGGAAGAAAAGGATCTGTTGAAAAAGCGGCAGGCGAAGGCCCTGGCCGACCAGAAGCGGGCGCTGGAACTGGCCCAGATCGACCAGGAAGCCTTGCGCATCCGGTTGACCCAGATCATGCATCAGGTCGGCGACAGCCTGGAACGGCAAAATAAACTGGAAGCCGAAAACGCGGCCTTGCGCGAGCAACTGGCCCAGGCGGAACAGGCGCTGGCCAGCGAGCGCGAGAAAGCCAAAAAGCTGTCGTCCCTGGTGAAAAAGCAGCGCCGCCGGCCTGCCAGGCTCACCGCGGAGCGCGCGTCATGA
- a CDS encoding 3'-5' exonuclease: protein MIRRYPTKSEAAEQGYLDKTALRALRLKPTLKTPTLLYWQGQGFVTAYLRNECVEMRPYRAPTEAQLAALKAGRELIGTMLCCRCGRREDYRLMERGLCDQCLEQAYEERLAEEKARVRAVAADWLAASPIVIDSETTGLAHDDQIIEIAILDETGAVLFHSLVRPSVSVSEGAFCMQGITSEELSSAPAWPAVYPQVRRFISGHFAICHNADFDRRMLW from the coding sequence ATGATACGCAGATATCCGACTAAAAGCGAAGCTGCAGAACAAGGCTATTTAGATAAAACGGCATTACGGGCCTTGCGCCTTAAACCCACTTTAAAGACACCGACGCTGCTATATTGGCAAGGTCAGGGATTTGTCACTGCCTACTTACGTAATGAATGCGTAGAAATGCGGCCATACCGTGCGCCAACTGAGGCACAATTAGCCGCGTTGAAAGCGGGCCGGGAATTGATCGGCACGATGCTTTGTTGCCGGTGTGGCAGACGGGAAGACTATAGACTCATGGAACGAGGCTTGTGTGACCAATGCCTTGAGCAAGCTTACGAAGAGCGTTTGGCGGAAGAGAAAGCCAGGGTGCGCGCTGTTGCTGCTGACTGGTTAGCGGCCAGTCCAATAGTTATCGACTCAGAAACGACGGGGCTGGCGCATGACGATCAGATTATAGAAATTGCCATTCTTGATGAAACCGGAGCTGTGCTTTTTCATTCCTTGGTTCGCCCATCGGTTTCTGTAAGTGAAGGTGCTTTTTGTATGCAGGGTATTACGAGCGAAGAACTTAGTAGCGCCCCGGCTTGGCCTGCGGTCTATCCGCAGGTGCGCCGGTTTATTTCTGGTCATTTTGCGATTTGTCATAATGCGGACTTTGATAGACGCATGCTTTGGTAA
- the mazF gene encoding endoribonuclease MazF translates to MAATYIPERGDLVWIAFDPQAGHEQAGRRPGLVITPHAYNAKAGLALICPVTSQVKGYPFEVALPVGGRVGGVVLADQVRSLDWAARQAEKASKVDGNVLAEVLAKIEALIQ, encoded by the coding sequence ATGGCTGCGACGTATATACCCGAACGCGGCGATTTGGTTTGGATCGCGTTCGATCCGCAGGCAGGGCATGAACAAGCGGGGCGCCGCCCCGGTTTGGTTATTACGCCACACGCTTATAACGCGAAAGCCGGGTTGGCGTTGATTTGCCCTGTGACAAGTCAAGTTAAAGGCTATCCCTTCGAGGTCGCTTTACCGGTCGGCGGCCGGGTCGGTGGCGTGGTGTTGGCGGATCAGGTTCGTAGTTTGGATTGGGCCGCGCGGCAAGCCGAAAAGGCATCTAAAGTGGATGGCAATGTGCTAGCCGAAGTGTTGGCAAAGATCGAAGCGCTCATTCAGTAA
- a CDS encoding AbrB/MazE/SpoVT family DNA-binding domain-containing protein has translation MHTEIKKWGNSAVVRLPASMLARLKLEVGSPVELTVDDAGFRIVPTAAKPVFKLDDLLAGITADNRHDSIEWGPDVGRESTS, from the coding sequence ATGCACACTGAAATTAAGAAATGGGGCAATAGCGCCGTCGTTCGATTACCGGCTTCGATGCTTGCGCGGTTAAAGCTGGAAGTGGGTTCGCCGGTCGAGCTGACGGTTGACGACGCTGGTTTTCGAATTGTGCCCACGGCTGCCAAGCCTGTATTCAAGCTAGATGATTTACTGGCTGGCATTACTGCCGATAACCGTCATGATTCTATTGAGTGGGGTCCAGACGTGGGCCGCGAGAGTACATCTTAA
- a CDS encoding PRTRC system protein D, with the protein MQISAMDIGYGNVKFTLGREGQRIDCGHFPSVAPINRGVDIGGEVMARKDLTRVSVNDVEYLIGRDALLAIKTGTGRVLSADYPERDVYLALARGALAQMKRPAIDLLVTGLPVNFHAQYWQRLEERLTGVHAYPDGSEVRVKKTWVIPQPVGGFLNYCLENQAYNALRASNCLVIDVGFYTVDWLVCRGLKVIDERSGSVPGGISKLLETLALVLTQELGEPFEDINRLDIALNQQSQLDWYGQKFDFSHLLPKVEPVINSACESLASSVGSFSDIARVVVVGGGARHYLGGIQKLCRRNTVAEVSESIYANVRGFKIAGEQKARG; encoded by the coding sequence ATGCAGATTTCAGCGATGGACATTGGTTATGGCAACGTCAAATTCACTCTGGGGCGGGAAGGGCAACGCATCGATTGCGGCCATTTTCCCTCGGTCGCCCCGATCAACCGCGGCGTCGACATCGGCGGCGAGGTCATGGCGAGAAAAGACCTGACCCGGGTCAGCGTCAATGACGTTGAGTATTTGATCGGCCGGGACGCCCTGCTGGCGATCAAGACCGGCACCGGCCGCGTGCTGAGCGCCGACTATCCGGAACGGGACGTGTATCTGGCGCTGGCCCGGGGCGCCCTGGCCCAGATGAAGCGGCCCGCGATCGACTTGCTGGTGACGGGGCTGCCGGTCAATTTCCATGCCCAGTACTGGCAACGGCTGGAAGAGCGGCTGACCGGCGTGCATGCCTATCCGGACGGCAGCGAGGTGCGGGTCAAAAAGACCTGGGTGATTCCCCAGCCGGTGGGCGGCTTCCTGAACTACTGCCTGGAAAACCAGGCGTACAACGCCCTGCGCGCGTCCAACTGCCTGGTCATCGATGTCGGCTTTTATACGGTCGACTGGCTGGTTTGCCGGGGCCTCAAGGTGATCGACGAGCGCAGCGGCAGCGTGCCGGGCGGCATTTCCAAGCTGCTGGAGACGCTGGCGCTGGTTCTGACCCAGGAGCTGGGCGAGCCGTTTGAGGACATCAACCGTCTGGACATCGCCCTGAACCAGCAGAGCCAGCTGGACTGGTACGGCCAGAAATTCGACTTCAGCCATTTGCTGCCGAAGGTCGAACCGGTGATTAATAGCGCCTGCGAGAGCCTGGCCAGCAGCGTGGGCAGCTTCAGCGACATCGCCCGCGTGGTCGTGGTCGGCGGCGGCGCCCGGCATTACCTGGGCGGCATCCAGAAGCTCTGCCGCCGGAATACGGTCGCCGAAGTCAGCGAGTCGATCTATGCCAACGTGCGCGGCTTCAAGATCGCCGGGGAGCAGAAAGCCCGTGGCTAG